The sequence TGCTGCGGTCGAAAGTTTGAGGATGTGAGCGTTGTTATAACTTAACATAGTAATAATAGCAAGTCGTCTTGCGGGGCAACTGACAGGGCTTCCCGAATATTGTCGGGCAATCGCGACGGTAAACCTTTGAGACTGAAAATGGCGGTGCCAAAGGCAAAAGAGATCGCCAAGGCGGTAACCGCAAACCTAAAGATACTTTTCCGGTTGCCGCATACGCTTTTTTGACGGAATGGGGTTTCGATAAAACGCCATGAGAGAATTGCGAGAATAAGACCTAAAGCGACCATCGCTATCCGGTAACCGAACGCACATGGTTCCCCTGCCAAATAGTATTTGCTAAAGGCGAAGATCGGCCAGTGCCAGAGGTAGAGGGAGTAAGAGATGAGCCCTACGAATACAACCGCACGGGTTGCGAGAAACCGGCCCAAACTGGTTGGTGGGGAATCCCCTGCCAATCGGTTGTTACTCCATACAATGAGAGCAGTCCCAAGACATGGCGGCAGGGCCGCCAAGCCCGGGAACGGCGTTGTATCCGTATAAAAGAAGCAGGCAAACAATATGCCTGCGAGCCCGAGGTAGGAGGCAGATTCTCGGGTTAAACGATGCCTTATAATCCAACTGGACGGAAAAATGGCCAACGCTGAGCCGAGGAGAAGTTCCCAAGCTCGGGTGGGTAGCAGATAGAAGGCTGCAGACCTATGGTGTGCCACACCATAAACGCTAACGAGAAAACTGGCCAATATGCCAGTGCTAAAAATAGCCAGAAGCATACGCCGAGTTCGCAGCCCAGGAAACCGGAATATGGCAGCGAGAGTCAGCGGGACAATCATGTAAAACTGTTCCTCAACCGCCAAAGACCAAGTGTGGAGCAGCGGCATTTCGTCAGCAGTCCCGGCAGTAAAATATCCGCCGACAGGTGTTAACCAAAAATGAATATTGGCACCGAAAACGGACTGGCAAGCTGCGGATTTTCCAAGGGCCACGTAATCTTTGGGTAGCAAGAGAAACCATCCGGCAATTAAGGTCGCCAGCACTACGGTAACCAGTGCTGGAATGATACGACGCGCGCGTCGTTCCCAGAAATTGGCAAGCGTAAATTTCCCTTGCTGCAAATCATTGATGATCAATGAGGTGATCAGATAGCCGGAGATGACAAAAAAGACATCCACGCCGATGTAGCCGCCCGGCAAACCAAGTCCTGAGTGGAAAAGCACCACTGCTAACACGGCAATCGCACGTAGTCCGTCCACTTCGGGCCGATAGCGAAAGTTCTGAATGAGTGGGACCATAATATGCGTTATGTTTACAGTGAACCAATGATTGTCGGACAGGCGGGAGCTGCGGTCAAGCTATGGTGCGACGATGGTACTGAGATAAAGTACCTCGAAAACGTTTTTGACAGTGCTACCGAGCCATATCAAACGCCGCCCTCCGAAAACTGTACGACCAAAATTCATGGCGGACAGGGTAAATTTTCACCTCGTCGCTAGCAAGTCTTAATTCTGACAGTCGAAATTAACTGTAATTGCATACGTCAAAAGTGTCGGCTTACGGGCACCGCGCCAGTGACGCCTAAAATAATAATGGGACGGAACCGCAGCGCCCAGTGCAAGCCGAGGGTTAAACACCCGGATCGCCTCAATCCTATTCCCCACCAGCGCAAAAATGGCGCTTGAGTATTTGCCTCTTTCTGGTTGGCTACGCGCGTGCCTTTATGGTGCCAAAACTATGAAAATTACCCGTTATAAACTGATCGTGGATTCCAAGGATGACCTGGAGACCGCTGTGAATAAACTCATTGCCGAAGGTTGGCAGCCGCATGGCGCACCGGTGGTGTGTTCGCAGGACCGCCCGTACGAATTGTGCCAGGCGCTGATCCAAGTGGAGCCGGCATCGTAAGCCGCCCCAGCTTGTTCTGCGGGCAGTAATGCCGGGCTACGAACGCCGACATGATGATTGGCTTAAGCGAGTTAAGTTGTCCTGCTAAATTCGATATGCGAACGCCGAAATCCAAAATAAATCCGAAGAACGAGGGGCGCAGCAATTGCTCCCGTCCGGTTGGATTCGGAATTCGGCTTTCGGCATTCTTTCGGAATTCGGAATTCGGAATTCGGATTTTCTCGGGCGTAGTGCTGCTGTTGGGGGCGGTTGTGCTCACTGGCTGCACTTCGTTATCATCACGAGTTGTCACTGATCCGGCTCCTGCTGTGGCCAGGCTTAAGGCGGGGGCAAGTCTTAAGCAGGAAGTGGACCTGCTGGCGCAACCGTTGGTAGATAGCGGGGAAGTCATGGGGTTGGCGGTGGGAACTGTAACTCCGTCTGGTGGCCCGCAGGTCTTCGGTTATGGTCGCACGGGCCTCACCAATAATCCTGTGCTGCCGGACGGCAAGACCATTTTTCAAATTGGTTCCCTATCAAAATTATTTGTCGCCTCGTTATTGGCGGTGTTGGTAGAGGAAGGGACGTTGCGCTATGAAGACACGGTACGCGACATTTTGCCGCCCGAGGTCAAAATCAACCCGGAAACGGGGAAGTTGACGCTGTATGAATTGGTCACCCATACCGGAGGATTGCCGCGCGAGCCGGTCTGTCTGGCTCAGTTGAGCGATTTCATCCGCTTTTTGTTCACGGGTCATAACTTGTACACGTATATTGACAAGCGCCGGCTCTATCTCTATTTGCGGAACGGGCATCCCAAGCCCAATCCGGAGCGCCTCTCGCTCTATTCCAACTTCGGGGTGGGGATGCTGGCGCACTTGATTGAGGTGAAAACGGGACGGTCATTCCCGGAACTGCTTGAAGAAAAAATCTGCCGCCCGTTAAATTTGCGTGATACCGGTTTTGTCTTGAACGCGGAACAACAACGGCGTTTGGCGAAGGGGCACGCGGGGGATCAACCGCGCTTCCTGCGGCGGCAAACGCCCCTCAAACCATGGGATATGGGCGAGATCATGCGAGCCTCCGGGGCCATGTATTCCACGCCGGACGACATGCTGGTGTTTGTCCAGTCCCATTTGGGGCTGCGACATCTGCCCTTGGATCGCATTCTGAGCACCACGCAACGGGTCCAATGTCAGGCGCCGGATGAGCCGGTGGCGTTTGGCTGGCGGGTGAATGAATTCGAGGCGGGGCGGGTGAAGATTACCTATATCCATGGCATGGTGGCCGGCTACACCGCGTATATGGGCATGGATACGGAGCGGGGGGTGGCAGTGGTGGTGCTCAGCAACACGTTTAACTGGAATGAAAAAGTCGGGCATAATTTGATGCTGCGGTTGTCGGAAGCGTTGGATCCGAAGGATGCTGACAAAAGCATCCCATCTCCTCGTGCCAATTTGGCTCCATAAGATCTTTGGCCTATGCGAATCAAATTCATGCCACAGCGACCCACTCGGTTACTCGTTCTTTTCGGGGTATTGCTTCTGATCGTGGCTGGGGAATGGTGGTATCGGCGTTGGCATCCGGTTATTACCCGGGCAACGGCGCATTATTTGATTCAGTCGAGCGCCACGCCTGAGCAGACCAGCGAGGTGGCTGCGACGGTGGAGGTTTTTTACGGCGCTTATGTGAAATTGTTCAGCGATTTCACGCACAATCGCCTGCACGAAAAGCTGCGGCTGAATTTGTATAAGGACCGGCAGGAGTTCAGGCGGTGCAATCGTGGGGTAGGCTGGGCGGAGGCGTTTTACGTGAAACCCGTGTGCCACGCCTATTATTCGCAGCAAGAAGTGAATTCATACCATTGGATGGCGCATGAGGCGGTGCATCAGTTGAACCGGGAGGTGGCCGGATTGGATTTGCCGCTTTGGCTGGATGAAGGCGCCGCCACTTATTTCAGCACCAGCGTGCTGCGCAAGGGTGTGCTTGAGCCTGGCCGCATTGATCGCTTCACGTATCCCATTTGGTGGCTGGGAAAGCTTGCCTTAAGTGGCGACCTGCAGCGGGACATTGCCACGACCAACTTCATCCCACTTCACGTTATCATCACTGGCAAGGGTGGACCAGATAAGGACGAACAGTTTAATCTCTACTATATGCACTGGTGGGGCCTGACGCACTTTCTGCTGCACTATGAAAATGCCAAATACCGGGAAGGGTACTTCAAGGTAGTGCGGGATGGGGGAACGCCGCAAAGTGTTGAAAAGAACCTTGGCCCCATCGAACGAGTACAGTCGGAGTGGTACGTTTATTTCCGTAAATGCGCGGCGGAATATCGGTAAAGCCGATATAAGCAAGTCACCTGGTTATGGTAAGGATGCCGCAGGATCGTGAATTATTGGATCACGCAAGGTGGTTGTATCAGCGAGATGCCACAAATTCTTCAACCGAAAGACCAATGTCTCTGGCGATTTGCCGCAACAGCGGGGGAGCTATATCACGGCCTTTGTGCAATGGGACGGTTGTGCCGCGACCATCCGCACGGCGGTATTGTATATGAGAACCGCGCTGACGTACCGCAACGAAACCCAACCGCTCCAGCATGCGGCAGACCTCTCCGGGTTTAAGGACAGGAATAGTTCCCATGGCTAGGCCACTGCCACGCTTTGAGTACCCAGAAACTCCGCTTCCAAGCGCGGTTCACCATCCTCCAGCAGCATCGCAATCACTTCTTGCAGGTTGGCATTGAGTTCATCCAGCGACTCAGCCTGGGTGTGCGCGCCAGGAAAACCCGGTACGTACCCGACGAGTAACCCCGTGACCGGATCGCGTTCCACAACTGCCATGAACGTTTTCATGGCTCTACTATTTCACACGGCGTAGGAAAGTCAATTCAAACGCGCACGGTGCTCAAATCAGTTTTAAATTCGGATTGAGTATTTCCCGATTCCCTTTCATAAACACCTGCCATGAACATGATACGGATGCAATGGATGCCGGTTTCAATGGTTGTCGCGGTGGCTGCCATGGTGGCAGTGCCGGCTTTTGCCCAAGCCCCGGCGATGTCTGCCATCCCCGGCACAGCCCGGGTGGCTTTGCCGTTGCCGTTGCGGGGCGGGGAAGTGACCGCCCGAAGTTCGTATGATCCACGGGTGCGCCAATATATTATTCCGGCGCGTGTCGTGTGGACCTCGCCGATGGAGCAGTGCCGGGTGGAGACTCCGACCAACCTGCTTCTCAAAGGTAGCGGACAGGTAGCCGTAGCGCATACCGCCGGGTGTACGTTGAAACATCAAGGCCAAGCCCCGGGCATACTGCTCGATTTTGGCCGCGAATTGCAGGGTGGCATCCAGATTGCCGTGGAAGGC is a genomic window of Verrucomicrobiota bacterium containing:
- a CDS encoding DUF1737 domain-containing protein, with translation MKITRYKLIVDSKDDLETAVNKLIAEGWQPHGAPVVCSQDRPYELCQALIQVEPAS
- a CDS encoding type II toxin-antitoxin system HicA family toxin, which produces MGTIPVLKPGEVCRMLERLGFVAVRQRGSHIQYRRADGRGTTVPLHKGRDIAPPLLRQIARDIGLSVEEFVASR
- a CDS encoding type II toxin-antitoxin system HicB family antitoxin; the encoded protein is MKTFMAVVERDPVTGLLVGYVPGFPGAHTQAESLDELNANLQEVIAMLLEDGEPRLEAEFLGTQSVAVA
- a CDS encoding acyltransferase, whose protein sequence is MVPLIQNFRYRPEVDGLRAIAVLAVVLFHSGLGLPGGYIGVDVFFVISGYLITSLIINDLQQGKFTLANFWERRARRIIPALVTVVLATLIAGWFLLLPKDYVALGKSAACQSVFGANIHFWLTPVGGYFTAGTADEMPLLHTWSLAVEEQFYMIVPLTLAAIFRFPGLRTRRMLLAIFSTGILASFLVSVYGVAHHRSAAFYLLPTRAWELLLGSALAIFPSSWIIRHRLTRESASYLGLAGILFACFFYTDTTPFPGLAALPPCLGTALIVWSNNRLAGDSPPTSLGRFLATRAVVFVGLISYSLYLWHWPIFAFSKYYLAGEPCAFGYRIAMVALGLILAILSWRFIETPFRQKSVCGNRKSIFRFAVTALAISFAFGTAIFSLKGLPSRLPDNIREALSVAPQDDLLLLLC
- a CDS encoding serine hydrolase domain-containing protein, with the translated sequence MRTPKSKINPKNEGRSNCSRPVGFGIRLSAFFRNSEFGIRIFSGVVLLLGAVVLTGCTSLSSRVVTDPAPAVARLKAGASLKQEVDLLAQPLVDSGEVMGLAVGTVTPSGGPQVFGYGRTGLTNNPVLPDGKTIFQIGSLSKLFVASLLAVLVEEGTLRYEDTVRDILPPEVKINPETGKLTLYELVTHTGGLPREPVCLAQLSDFIRFLFTGHNLYTYIDKRRLYLYLRNGHPKPNPERLSLYSNFGVGMLAHLIEVKTGRSFPELLEEKICRPLNLRDTGFVLNAEQQRRLAKGHAGDQPRFLRRQTPLKPWDMGEIMRASGAMYSTPDDMLVFVQSHLGLRHLPLDRILSTTQRVQCQAPDEPVAFGWRVNEFEAGRVKITYIHGMVAGYTAYMGMDTERGVAVVVLSNTFNWNEKVGHNLMLRLSEALDPKDADKSIPSPRANLAP